A stretch of Lathyrus oleraceus cultivar Zhongwan6 chromosome 6, CAAS_Psat_ZW6_1.0, whole genome shotgun sequence DNA encodes these proteins:
- the LOC127096465 gene encoding secreted RxLR effector protein 161-like produces the protein MSNCNATPTPLETGAKLKKKINDKLASTIFYKQIIGSLMYLCNTKPKICQSIRLLSRFMEKPQECHLTTVKRVLRYIKGALDHGVLMPRKKKSNIDAEVYGYIDSDFSGDHDKNKSIVGYIFKIKGAPISWSSRKQSIATLSSCEAKYVVASYAACQATWIEMLLEELKITEPRKMKLFVDNKLAIDMTNHLVYHGRSKHI, from the coding sequence ATGAGCAACTGCAATGCAACTCCTACGCCATTAGAAACTGGAGCAaagttgaagaagaagataaATGATAAATTGGCAAGTACGATATTCTACAAACAAATCATTGGATCCTTGATGTATCTTTGCAATACCAAGCCAAAGATTTGTCAAAGTATTAGATTGTTGAGTAGATTCATGGAGAAACCCCAAGAATGTCATCTCACTACAGTTAAGAGGGTGTTGAGATACATAAAGGGTGCCCTTGATCATGGCGTGCTGATGCCAAGGAAGAAGAAATCCAACATAGATGCAGAAGTATATGGCTACATTGATTCAGACTTCAGTGGAGATCACGACAAAAATAAGAGTATTGTAGGCTACATATTCAAGATCAAAGGCGCTCCAATCTCATGGAGCTCTAGGAAGCAAAGCATTGCGACTTTGTCATCATGTGAAGCTAAGTATGTGGTTGCATCATATGCagcatgtcaagcaacatggataGAGATGTTGCTCGAAGAGCTCAAGATAACGGAACCTAGAAAAATGAAGTTGTTTGTCGATAATAAGTTAGCTATCGACATGACGAATCATCTAGTATATCACGGTCGAAGTAAACACATATAA
- the LOC127091365 gene encoding cyclic pyranopterin monophosphate synthase, mitochondrial produces the protein MFLRRIGAAFPPSKRIFSSSVIHDYASSIQELNKEMETVFGELPPDELPTSVSNSPASNEPHLSSRSTGESSFELTHTGNSGEAQMVDVSPKESSKRTATAVCRVVLGKKVFDLVLANQMAKGDVLTVAKIAGITAAKQTSNLIPLCHNIGLSHVRVDLRLNHEDFSVTIEGEAASMGKTGVEMEAMTAVSIAGLTVYDMCKAASKGITITDIRLKHKSGGKSGDYSWGQ, from the exons ATGTTTCTTAGAAGAATTGGTGCTGCATTTCCTCCATCAAAAAGGATCTTCAGCTCTTCTGTTATCCATGACTATGCAAGTTCCATTCAAGAACTCAATAAG GAAATGGAAACTGTATTTGGGGAACTTCCGCCAGATGAACTACCTACCTCTGTAAGCAATAGTCCTGCGAGTAACGAACCTCACTTGTCATCTCGAAGCACAGGTGAAAGTTCTTTTGAATTGACTCATACCGGAAATTCAGGAGAAGCTCAAATGGTAGACGTGTCTCCAAAAGAAAGTAGTAAGAGAACCGCCACCGCTGTTTGCAGAGTAGTTCTTGGAAAGAAGGTGTTTGATTTGGTATTAGCCAATCAGATGGCCAAAGGAGATGTGCTTACAGTAGCGAAAATTGCTGGCATAACTGCTGCAAAACAAACTAGTAACCTGATTCCGTTGTGCCATAACATAGGTCTTTCACACGTGCGAGTTGATTTGAGATTGAATCATGAGGACTTCAGTGTAACAATAGAAGGGGAAGCTGCTTCAATGGGAAAAACTGGAGTTGAGATGGAAGCAATGACGGCAGTGTCTATTGCTGGCTTAACAGTGTATGATATGTGCAAAGCTGCTTCAAAAGGTATAACAATTACCGATATAAGACTTAAGCATAAATCCGGTGGAAAAAGTGGAGATTATTCATGGGGACAATAA
- the LOC127096466 gene encoding uncharacterized protein LOC127096466: protein MSAAKKNTKGPLDVIYYREPEETLKKGKQTSLNEACDKKARACYCQYIARFFYRNGIVFNVANSKSFKLMVEPIGMYGAHLKPPSYYELRVPLLQYELKLTHEMLSTNKQEQLVTDNVSNYVLDGKHLQVSRPKIFWTPFVVHSLDLMLEEKLESELVRSGVTRFATNFLTLHRLQTLNAKFRTMFTSEEWLNLNASKEVKGKKASVIVLQVSFWEDIVYTLKAMGTLVKVRRLVDHEKKSTMSNIYHAMLEANELITKNFNNNENKYKDIIDIVDSRWSIQLHHPLHAAGYYLNLKHFYSNPMIENDDKLLDGLYACIDKLYASV from the exons ATGTCGGCTGCCAAGAAGAATACCAAAGGTCCCTTGGATGTAATTTATTATAGAGAACCAGAGGAAACTTTGAAAAAAGGAAAGCAAACAAGTTTGAATGAAGCTTGTGATAAGAAAGCAAGAGCATGTTATTGCCAATACATAGCTCGTTTCTTTTATCGGAATGGAATTGTTTTCAATGTTGCAAATTCAAAAAGTTTCAAATTGATGGTTGAACCAATTGGTATGTATGGTGCACATTTGAAGCCTCCAAGCTATTATGAGTTGAGAGTTCCACTACTTCAATATGAGTTAAAACTTACACATGAGATGTTGAGTACCAATAAGCAAGAACAA CTAGTTACTGATAATGTAAGCAATTATGTCTTGGACGGTAAACATCTTCAAGTATCGAGGCCAAAAATATTTTGGACTCCATTTGTTGTTCACTCTCTAGACTTGATGCTAGAAG AGAAATTAGAAAGTGAGTTAGTTAGAAGTGGAGTCACAAGGTTTGCGACAAACTTTCTTACTTTGCATAGGTTGCAGACTTTAAATGCAAAATTTAGAACCATGTTCACTTCTGAAGAATGGTTGAACTTGAATGCAAGTAAGGAGGTGAAAGGAAAGAAAGCATCTGTTATAGTACTTCAAGTCTCATTTTGGGAGGATATTGTGTACACTCTTAAAGCTATGGGGACTCTTGTAAAAGTACGTAGGCTTGTTGATCATGAAAAGAAGTCGACAATGAGTAACATCTATCATGCAATGTTGGAAGCCAATGAGTTAATTACAAAAAACTTCAACAACAATGAAAACAAGTATAAAGATATCATTGATATTGTTGATAGCAGATGGAGTATTCAACTTCATCATCCATTACACGCAGCTGGATATTATCTTAATCTGAAGCACTTTTATAGCAATCCAATGATTGAGAATGACGATAAGTTGTTGGATGGCCTTTATGCATGCATTGATAAGCTTTATGCAAGTGTTTGA